One Peterkaempfera bronchialis DNA window includes the following coding sequences:
- a CDS encoding glycoside hydrolase family 26 protein, protein MPLGRLALAAASLLLFAAASAPLAAERTDRPYAAPHASSSDELPLGDGPHPTVVPEHKVPFGAFLGSGSDGVNAIAPLAAWLRGADIRVGHTYLPGNHWTDIEGSTPALPLWSRWRLARPDRMLVLGVPMQARNEDRLDDDQVRELIHQGADGEFDRHFLRLARNLVTLGATDTVLVLGWEMNGTTYTHRCAPDPDAWRAYWRRIVEVMRSVPGQRFRFDFAPSRGLDAVPWTRCYPGDDVVDIIGMDSYDQPPGRTFDDYVDQPYGLRHQVEFAAAHGKPVSYPEWGLFQYGDDPEFVRRMVRWIRTHDTLYQTATDYCPHGFWQCAENPRSSRVYRELMSGRRG, encoded by the coding sequence ATGCCGCTCGGCCGCCTGGCGCTGGCCGCCGCCAGCCTGCTGCTGTTCGCCGCCGCCAGCGCGCCCCTCGCCGCCGAGCGGACCGACCGGCCGTACGCCGCGCCGCACGCCTCCTCGTCCGACGAACTGCCCCTCGGCGACGGCCCCCACCCCACCGTCGTCCCCGAGCACAAGGTGCCCTTCGGGGCCTTCCTCGGCTCCGGGTCGGACGGCGTCAACGCCATCGCGCCGCTGGCCGCCTGGCTGCGCGGGGCCGACATCCGGGTGGGCCACACCTACCTCCCGGGCAACCACTGGACCGACATCGAGGGCAGCACCCCCGCGCTGCCGCTGTGGAGCCGCTGGCGGCTCGCCCGGCCCGACCGGATGCTGGTCCTGGGCGTGCCGATGCAGGCCCGCAACGAGGACCGGCTCGATGACGACCAGGTACGGGAGCTGATCCACCAAGGCGCGGACGGCGAGTTCGACCGGCACTTCCTGCGGCTGGCCCGGAACCTGGTCACCCTCGGCGCCACCGACACCGTGCTGGTGCTCGGCTGGGAGATGAACGGCACCACCTACACCCACCGCTGCGCCCCCGACCCGGACGCCTGGCGGGCGTACTGGCGGCGGATCGTGGAGGTGATGCGCTCGGTGCCCGGCCAGCGGTTCCGCTTCGACTTCGCGCCCAGCCGGGGCCTGGACGCCGTCCCCTGGACCCGCTGCTACCCGGGCGACGACGTGGTCGACATCATCGGCATGGACAGCTACGACCAGCCGCCCGGCCGCACCTTCGACGACTATGTGGACCAGCCCTATGGGCTGCGCCACCAGGTGGAGTTCGCCGCCGCGCACGGCAAGCCGGTGTCGTACCCGGAGTGGGGGCTCTTCCAGTACGGGGACGACCCGGAGTTCGTCCGCCGCATGGTGCGCTGGATCCGCACCCACGACACCCTCTACCAGACCGCCACCGACTACTGCCCGCACGGCTTCTGGCAGTGCGCCGAGAACCCGCGCTCCAGCCGGGTGTACCGGGAGCTGATGTCGGGGCGCCGGGGCTAG